From Pan paniscus chromosome 9, NHGRI_mPanPan1-v2.0_pri, whole genome shotgun sequence, the proteins below share one genomic window:
- the IFITM5 gene encoding interferon-induced transmembrane protein 5 — protein sequence MDTAYPREDPRAPTPSKAGAQTALTLGAPHPPPRDHLIWSVFSTLYLNLCCLGFLALAYSIKARDQKVVGDLEAARRFGSKAKCYNILAAMWTLVPPLLLLGLVVTGALHLARLAKDSAAFFSTKFDDADYD from the exons ATGGACACCGCGTATCCCCGCGAGGACCCCCGGGCCCCCACGCCCAGCAAGGCCGGTGCCCAAACAGCCCTCACGCTGGGGGCCCCGCACCCCCCGCCTCGAGACCACCTGATCTGGTCGGTGTTCAGCACCCTCTACCTGAACCTGTGTTGCCTCGGCTTCCTGGCGCTGGCCTACTCCATCAAG GCCCGAGATCAGAAGGTGGTTGGTGACCTGGAAGCGGCCCGGCGTTTTGGCTCCAAAGCCAAGTGCTACAACATCCTGGCCGCGATGTGGACGCTGGTGCCGCCACTGCTGCTCCTGGGGCTGGTGGTGACTGGTGCCCTGCACCTGGCCCGGCTGGCCAAGGACTCTGCCGCCTTCTTCAGCACCAAGTTTGATGACGCAGACTATGACTGA